A region from the Cystobacter ferrugineus genome encodes:
- a CDS encoding WD40/YVTN/BNR-like repeat-containing protein: MPERDWERLGELAGGMKAGAVAVGPEGFGWVGGVEEPAEGGLLERMKARRARLLRVAAGNPTSVWEGAGWVQALDCSGPVGAAVIATLRASGTGSDYHLLVSVDGGREWQARGPVGSPTLTQVLAVSERELWVLGAGFLGHTVDGGATWTEVRLAGEREPRTERLRRVDGGVALLGQGVSLSLDGGQTWSPREVGASRVVDVDGAFVAAVVDGQTRVGERQESGVRWGEPLPAGREPVRLVATEGMLRVLTRGVDPARGIEPVLYVSEDGGNTWSHHPLPLGLRVDIAGREWALGVDAGGVLLGRLA, encoded by the coding sequence GTGCCGGAGAGAGACTGGGAGCGTCTGGGAGAGCTGGCCGGAGGCATGAAGGCCGGCGCGGTTGCGGTGGGCCCCGAGGGCTTCGGGTGGGTGGGTGGGGTGGAGGAGCCCGCGGAAGGGGGCCTGCTGGAGCGGATGAAGGCGCGGCGCGCCCGGCTGCTGCGCGTGGCGGCGGGCAACCCGACGAGCGTCTGGGAGGGGGCCGGTTGGGTGCAGGCCCTGGATTGCTCCGGCCCGGTGGGCGCCGCCGTCATCGCGACGCTGCGCGCCTCGGGCACGGGCTCGGACTACCACCTGCTGGTGTCGGTGGATGGGGGCCGCGAGTGGCAGGCGCGAGGCCCCGTGGGCTCGCCGACCCTCACGCAGGTGCTGGCCGTCAGCGAGCGGGAGCTGTGGGTGCTGGGCGCCGGGTTCCTCGGGCATACCGTGGACGGGGGCGCCACGTGGACGGAGGTCCGCCTGGCCGGAGAGAGGGAGCCGCGCACCGAGCGGTTGCGGCGCGTGGACGGGGGCGTGGCGCTCCTGGGGCAGGGCGTGTCGCTCTCGCTGGACGGTGGCCAGACGTGGAGCCCCCGGGAGGTGGGGGCCTCGCGCGTGGTGGACGTGGACGGGGCCTTCGTGGCCGCGGTCGTGGACGGCCAGACGCGGGTGGGCGAGCGGCAGGAGTCCGGAGTGCGCTGGGGCGAGCCGTTGCCCGCGGGCCGCGAGCCGGTGCGGCTGGTGGCCACCGAGGGCATGCTGCGGGTACTCACGCGCGGCGTGGACCCGGCCCGGGGCATCGAGCCCGTGCTGTACGTGAGCGAGGATGGGGGAAACACCTGGTCCCATCACCCGCTGCCGCTCGGGCTCCGGGTGGACATCGCCGGCCGGGAGTGGGCCCTGGGCGTGGACGCGGGCGGCGTCCTCCTGGGCCGCCTCGCGTGA
- a CDS encoding suppressor of fused domain protein yields the protein MKAPETDEAFVQWYEDCWADRDEVEYPKLFGNISEEVYTLDQTGALEAWMDSDEPSAAKELDPNWGPMGVRVAPPTPEYPYWTYVTSGLSNPFTLAPGEEVQEGAPSGLGYEMVIHTPEEERWPVLRLVDMMAYNLVCARLFAVGHRYPVEGTLTGGDSKLSGFVFVTDPSRPAHFQLESGRVQLLTLVGVTKNEMAFSRSNGIDRLMAKLVAAGTGYITHPGREQVPL from the coding sequence ATGAAAGCGCCTGAGACGGATGAAGCCTTCGTGCAGTGGTATGAGGACTGCTGGGCCGACCGGGACGAGGTGGAGTACCCCAAGCTCTTCGGCAACATCAGCGAGGAGGTCTACACGCTGGACCAGACGGGTGCGCTCGAAGCGTGGATGGACAGTGACGAGCCCTCCGCGGCGAAGGAACTCGATCCGAACTGGGGTCCCATGGGTGTGCGGGTCGCGCCGCCCACGCCCGAGTACCCCTACTGGACGTACGTGACGAGCGGCCTGTCCAACCCCTTCACCCTGGCCCCCGGAGAAGAGGTGCAGGAGGGGGCGCCGAGTGGACTGGGCTACGAGATGGTCATCCACACGCCCGAGGAGGAGCGCTGGCCGGTGCTGCGGCTGGTGGACATGATGGCCTACAACCTGGTGTGCGCACGGCTGTTCGCCGTGGGGCACCGCTACCCGGTGGAGGGAACGCTCACGGGTGGCGACTCCAAGCTCAGCGGCTTCGTCTTCGTGACGGATCCCTCGCGCCCCGCGCACTTCCAGCTCGAGTCGGGCCGCGTGCAGCTGCTCACGCTGGTGGGCGTGACGAAGAACGAGATGGCCTTCAGCCGCTCCAACGGCATCGATCGGCTGATGGCGAAGCTGGTGGCGGCGGGCACCGGCTACATCACCCACCCGGGGCGGGAGCAGGTGCCGCTCTAG
- a CDS encoding GNAT family N-acetyltransferase: MEPVAANLRLRLLESITDVSATEWNALAGPEAPPFIRHEWLAAMEESGSATLETGWEPQHLTLWRDGKLAAASPAYRKHHSMGEYIYDFSWAGAAERLGVEYYPKLVVGAPLSPATSARFLIAPGEDVPALRLLLLRAAVESARESGCSSVHFLYPREDEADMLEAQGLARRITLQFHWKNPGYRTYDDYLSRFDSKRRSQIKRERAAAATQGITVRTVRGAEVGAEHARRAFGFYEATCASRGPWGQVQLTEDFFVRIFRAMPDTVELVQAERAGKVIAGAFNLATPERLYGRYWGCHEEHPFLHFHVCLYHSVEDNIRAGRRVFEPGAGGEHKIARGFEPTAVHSAHLLFNRTLDKAVRDFLHREHAHLRPAVEQAEQLAGLKPWPLPGRASGA; this comes from the coding sequence ATGGAGCCCGTGGCCGCCAACCTCCGCCTCCGCCTCCTCGAATCCATCACCGATGTCTCCGCCACCGAGTGGAACGCCCTCGCCGGACCCGAGGCGCCTCCGTTCATCCGCCATGAGTGGCTCGCCGCCATGGAGGAGAGCGGCAGCGCGACGCTCGAGACGGGGTGGGAGCCGCAGCACCTGACGCTCTGGCGCGACGGCAAGCTCGCGGCCGCCTCCCCCGCCTACCGCAAGCACCACAGCATGGGCGAGTACATCTACGACTTCTCGTGGGCGGGCGCCGCCGAGCGGCTCGGCGTGGAGTACTACCCCAAGCTCGTGGTGGGCGCGCCGCTGTCGCCGGCCACCAGCGCGCGCTTCCTCATCGCCCCGGGCGAGGACGTGCCCGCGCTGCGGCTCCTGCTGCTGCGCGCGGCGGTGGAGAGCGCCCGGGAGAGTGGCTGCTCCTCGGTGCACTTCCTCTACCCGCGCGAGGACGAGGCGGACATGCTGGAAGCGCAGGGGCTCGCGCGCCGCATCACCCTGCAATTCCACTGGAAGAACCCGGGCTACCGCACCTACGACGACTACCTCTCGCGCTTCGACTCCAAGCGCCGCTCTCAAATCAAGCGCGAGCGGGCGGCGGCCGCCACCCAGGGCATCACCGTGCGCACGGTGCGCGGGGCGGAGGTGGGCGCGGAGCATGCCCGGCGCGCCTTCGGCTTCTACGAGGCCACGTGCGCGAGCCGGGGGCCCTGGGGGCAGGTGCAGCTCACCGAGGACTTCTTCGTGCGCATCTTCCGCGCGATGCCGGACACGGTGGAGCTGGTGCAGGCCGAGCGCGCGGGCAAGGTCATCGCCGGGGCCTTCAACCTCGCCACGCCCGAGCGCCTCTATGGCCGCTATTGGGGGTGCCACGAGGAGCATCCCTTCCTGCACTTCCATGTGTGCCTGTACCACTCGGTGGAGGACAACATCCGCGCGGGGCGCCGCGTGTTCGAGCCCGGCGCGGGGGGCGAGCACAAGATCGCCCGGGGCTTCGAGCCCACGGCGGTGCACAGCGCGCACCTGTTGTTCAACCGGACACTGGACAAGGCGGTGCGCGACTTCCTCCACCGAGAGCATGCGCACCTGCGACCCGCCGTCGAGCAGGCCGAGCAGCTCGCGGGGCTCAAGCCCTGGCCCCTGCCCGGCCGGGCCTCGGGGGCATGA
- the bioA gene encoding adenosylmethionine--8-amino-7-oxononanoate transaminase, whose product MQRSEVVALDKRHVWHPYTPMDEYIARTEPLVVVGAEGPYLFDADGTRYLDANGSWWVSTLGHRHPRLVRALTEQAGAFPHTSLAGVTHAPAARLAAELVALAPGAGGAGAERLSRVFYSDNGSTAVEVAIKMAAQYWAQNGRPARTRFITLSGAFHGETIGATSVGGVEVFRDVFGPLLFDVVHVPSPAEPAGWERAFAQVEATLRAHPDEIAAVILEPLIQGAAGMHVYAPAFLRAVREATRAVDTFLIADEVFTGLGRTGARFACDLADVVPDLLCLAKALSGGLLPFAATLATERVFSGFGGGSERALYYGHSYCGNPLGAAVAREVLAVYRDEDVLGQVARKAPRVKAAFERMAADIPGVTRPRALGMVGAVDLGGGGYLARAGWRVYEAARRRGLYLRPLGDTVYVAPSLNIPDAALDELLAGVEESLREVARAGG is encoded by the coding sequence ATGCAGCGCTCGGAAGTCGTCGCCCTGGACAAGCGGCATGTGTGGCACCCCTACACGCCGATGGACGAGTACATCGCCCGGACGGAGCCCCTGGTCGTCGTGGGCGCCGAGGGGCCCTACCTGTTCGACGCGGATGGCACGCGCTACCTGGACGCCAACGGCTCGTGGTGGGTGTCCACCCTGGGGCATCGCCACCCACGGCTCGTGCGCGCCCTCACCGAGCAGGCCGGAGCCTTTCCCCATACCTCGCTCGCGGGGGTGACCCATGCGCCCGCCGCGCGGCTGGCCGCGGAGCTGGTCGCCCTGGCCCCGGGCGCGGGGGGGGCCGGGGCGGAGCGGCTCTCGCGCGTCTTCTACTCGGACAACGGGAGCACGGCGGTGGAGGTGGCCATCAAGATGGCGGCCCAGTACTGGGCGCAGAACGGACGGCCCGCGCGCACGCGCTTCATCACGCTCTCGGGGGCCTTCCATGGCGAGACGATCGGCGCCACGAGCGTGGGCGGGGTGGAGGTGTTCCGCGACGTCTTCGGGCCGCTGCTCTTCGACGTGGTGCACGTGCCGTCCCCGGCCGAGCCCGCGGGCTGGGAGCGCGCCTTCGCCCAGGTGGAGGCCACGCTGCGCGCGCACCCGGACGAGATCGCCGCCGTCATCCTCGAGCCGCTCATCCAGGGCGCGGCGGGCATGCACGTGTACGCGCCGGCCTTCCTCCGGGCGGTGCGCGAGGCCACGCGCGCGGTGGACACCTTCCTCATCGCCGACGAGGTCTTCACGGGCCTGGGGCGCACGGGGGCGCGCTTCGCGTGCGACCTGGCGGACGTGGTGCCCGACCTGCTGTGTCTGGCCAAGGCGCTGTCGGGGGGCCTGTTGCCCTTCGCGGCGACGCTGGCCACCGAGCGGGTGTTCTCCGGCTTCGGGGGCGGGAGCGAGCGGGCGCTGTATTACGGGCACTCGTACTGCGGCAACCCGCTGGGCGCGGCGGTGGCGCGCGAGGTGCTCGCGGTGTACCGGGACGAGGACGTGCTCGGGCAGGTGGCGCGCAAGGCGCCCCGGGTGAAGGCCGCCTTCGAGCGCATGGCCGCGGACATCCCCGGCGTGACGCGGCCGCGGGCGCTGGGCATGGTGGGCGCGGTGGACCTGGGCGGCGGAGGCTATCTGGCCCGGGCGGGCTGGCGGGTGTACGAGGCGGCGCGGCGGCGGGGCCTGTACCTGCGCCCCCTGGGCGACACCGTGTACGTGGCCCCCTCGCTCAACATCCCGGACGCCGCGCTGGACGAGCTGCTCGCGGGCGTGGAGGAGAGTCTTCGCGAGGTGGCCCGCGCGGGCGGCTGA
- a CDS encoding GlsB/YeaQ/YmgE family stress response membrane protein, translating into MGSGLCSWIILGFFAGLIARAIMPGRQAMGIIATTLLGIGGSFMGGFLASVIRGGSWRFFQASSFIGAIIGAVVLLFIGSMMSGRR; encoded by the coding sequence ATGGGCTCGGGCCTGTGTTCGTGGATCATCTTGGGATTCTTCGCGGGCCTCATCGCCCGCGCCATCATGCCGGGCCGTCAGGCCATGGGCATCATCGCCACCACCCTGCTGGGCATCGGTGGCTCGTTCATGGGCGGCTTCCTCGCCTCGGTGATCCGCGGCGGAAGCTGGCGCTTCTTCCAGGCCAGCAGCTTCATCGGCGCCATCATCGGCGCCGTCGTGCTGCTCTTCATCGGCTCGATGATGTCCGGCAGACGTTAG
- a CDS encoding alpha/beta hydrolase-fold protein, which yields MGAVTMVLVAWLMAGSPAQEVSPPGTPGSFVARTLTLRGVSYSYSVYLPPNYRPGQGWPVILALHGASSRGTEGTLPRSQRLAAAVRLYPERYPALLVLPQCPPGADWSGDVAEFALRAVDRTLVEYGGDRRRVYLTGESIGAQGALRFAARFPDRFAAVLSVSERSADRSVVERLKGVPLWMWHGDADKEVPVSESRAFLELFKAVGNTSVRYTELPGLGHDIFDTVYLDEAVSTWLFAQRRAQ from the coding sequence ATGGGCGCGGTCACGATGGTGCTGGTGGCGTGGTTGATGGCGGGCTCGCCGGCGCAGGAAGTGTCTCCGCCGGGCACTCCAGGCTCGTTCGTGGCCAGGACGCTCACCCTGCGCGGGGTGTCGTATTCCTACTCCGTCTACCTGCCACCCAACTACCGCCCCGGACAGGGGTGGCCCGTCATCCTGGCGCTGCATGGGGCGAGCTCGCGCGGCACGGAGGGCACGCTGCCCCGTTCCCAGCGTCTGGCGGCGGCGGTGCGTCTGTACCCCGAGCGCTACCCGGCCCTGCTGGTGCTTCCCCAGTGTCCGCCCGGCGCGGACTGGAGCGGGGACGTGGCGGAGTTCGCCCTGCGGGCCGTGGACAGGACGCTCGTCGAGTACGGAGGAGATCGCAGACGGGTGTACCTGACGGGGGAGTCCATCGGGGCCCAGGGCGCGCTGCGCTTCGCGGCGCGCTTCCCGGACCGCTTCGCCGCCGTGCTGTCGGTGTCCGAGCGCTCGGCGGATCGCTCCGTGGTGGAGCGGCTCAAGGGGGTGCCCCTGTGGATGTGGCACGGCGACGCGGACAAGGAGGTGCCCGTCTCCGAGAGCCGCGCCTTCCTGGAGCTGTTCAAGGCCGTGGGCAACACCTCCGTGCGCTACACGGAGCTGCCCGGCCTGGGCCATGACATCTTCGACACCGTCTATCTCGACGAGGCGGTGAGCACCTGGCTCTTCGCTCAGCGGCGCGCCCAATGA
- a CDS encoding GNAT family N-acetyltransferase codes for MPPDIFQASLTTPRLLLTLLPPDAAARVLAYHLANREHLGPVSPARPDNFFTVTWWRSRLAQDAEDWRRGLALRLFLLSRELPSQSSPVLGSVSLNDIRRGPLQCAELGFGLDARHQGKGLMSEAVSAVCAHAFGPLGLHRLMANHLPDNHRSAAVLRRVGFQVEGLARQSVLIEGRWRDHVLTARVAPEPPED; via the coding sequence ATGCCTCCGGACATCTTCCAGGCCTCGCTCACCACGCCGCGGCTGCTGTTGACCCTGCTGCCGCCGGATGCCGCCGCGCGAGTGCTCGCCTATCACCTGGCCAACCGCGAGCACCTGGGGCCCGTGTCGCCCGCGCGCCCGGACAACTTCTTCACCGTCACCTGGTGGCGCTCGCGCCTGGCCCAGGACGCCGAGGACTGGCGGCGCGGCCTGGCCCTGCGCCTCTTCCTGCTGTCACGCGAGCTCCCCTCCCAGTCGAGCCCGGTGCTGGGCAGCGTGTCGCTCAACGACATCCGCCGCGGGCCCCTGCAATGCGCCGAGCTGGGCTTCGGGCTCGACGCGCGCCACCAGGGCAAGGGGTTGATGAGCGAGGCGGTGAGCGCCGTGTGCGCTCATGCCTTCGGGCCCCTGGGCCTGCACCGCCTGATGGCCAACCACCTGCCGGACAACCACCGCAGCGCCGCGGTGCTGCGCCGCGTGGGCTTCCAGGTCGAGGGGCTCGCGCGCCAGTCCGTCCTCATCGAGGGGCGCTGGAGGGATCATGTCCTCACGGCGCGCGTGGCGCCCGAGCCGCCCGAGGACTGA
- a CDS encoding 5'-3' exonuclease: MRLHLVDGTYELFRAHFSPRPGVHAPDGRDVKATVGLAASLLALLHDEHEAVSHVAVAFDNPIHSFRNELFAGYKSDEGVPPELLAQFDAAEDAARALGLTVWSMKEFEADDALGTAAARWAGQVEQVRLLTPDKDLGQCVRGQHVVQVDRKQHKELDEAAVRARLGVAPASVPDLLALVGDAADGIPGLPGFGEKGASLLLGEYGHLERIPDDAAAWTVRPRGAEKLAATLRAHREEALLYRRLATVVTDAPLPGSLEDLAWAGVPRERYLAWCDAMGVTTLRSRPQRWAP, from the coding sequence ATGCGCCTGCACCTCGTCGATGGGACCTACGAACTGTTCCGTGCCCACTTTTCACCTCGTCCCGGAGTCCACGCTCCGGACGGCCGGGACGTGAAGGCCACGGTGGGGCTCGCCGCCTCGCTGCTGGCGCTCCTGCACGACGAGCACGAGGCGGTGAGCCACGTGGCGGTGGCCTTCGACAACCCCATCCACTCGTTCCGCAACGAGCTGTTCGCCGGGTACAAGTCCGACGAGGGCGTGCCCCCGGAGCTGCTCGCGCAGTTCGACGCGGCCGAGGACGCGGCGCGCGCGCTCGGGCTCACCGTGTGGTCCATGAAGGAGTTCGAGGCGGATGACGCGCTGGGCACCGCCGCCGCGCGCTGGGCCGGACAGGTGGAGCAGGTGCGCCTGCTCACCCCGGACAAGGACTTGGGGCAGTGCGTGCGCGGCCAGCACGTGGTGCAGGTGGACCGCAAGCAGCACAAGGAACTGGACGAGGCGGCGGTGCGGGCGCGGCTGGGGGTGGCCCCGGCGAGCGTGCCGGACCTGCTGGCGCTCGTGGGAGACGCCGCGGATGGCATCCCCGGCCTGCCCGGCTTCGGCGAGAAGGGCGCGAGCCTGCTGCTCGGAGAGTACGGCCACCTGGAGCGCATCCCCGACGACGCGGCCGCGTGGACGGTGCGGCCCCGGGGCGCGGAGAAGCTCGCGGCCACCCTGCGTGCCCATCGCGAGGAGGCGCTCCTCTACCGCCGGCTCGCCACGGTGGTGACGGACGCGCCCCTGCCCGGGTCCCTCGAGGACCTGGCCTGGGCGGGCGTCCCCCGCGAGCGCTACCTCGCGTGGTGTGACGCGATGGGCGTCACCACGCTGCGCTCGCGGCCCCAGCGCTGGGCGCCGTGA
- a CDS encoding helix-turn-helix domain-containing protein, giving the protein MGQPSTSKLAANVGELAREARVRAGLTQADVAERVGLATEVYGRLERGRMLPSVPSLRRLCIALRMPSDSLLGLNTGEVPTWAAESTPEEYDEVPELRRLMRTLRKLDGTQLKLIGLVASALQKR; this is encoded by the coding sequence ATGGGACAACCTTCGACCAGCAAGCTCGCAGCGAATGTGGGCGAGCTCGCGCGAGAGGCGCGGGTTCGTGCGGGACTGACCCAGGCGGATGTGGCGGAGCGGGTGGGGCTGGCGACCGAGGTGTACGGGCGGCTGGAGCGGGGCCGGATGTTGCCGAGCGTGCCGTCGCTGCGGCGGTTGTGCATCGCGTTGCGCATGCCGTCCGACTCGCTGTTGGGGCTCAACACCGGCGAGGTGCCGACGTGGGCGGCCGAGTCCACGCCGGAGGAGTACGACGAGGTGCCCGAGCTGCGCCGGCTCATGCGCACCCTGCGCAAGCTGGATGGCACCCAGCTCAAGCTCATTGGCCTGGTGGCCTCGGCGCTGCAGAAGCGCTAG
- a CDS encoding TonB family protein, with protein MVVDERRCGAGSAFPLLGVLLAVLLPLAPARAQVPTTPQGGLGELTDVPRSAEDAGVVSTERDVLREDGGFSLGGAEGSDGGTPRFEPPALLADSPARYPEALAAQPVAGTVRLELLVAEDGEVDEARLVQGVHPLLDQAALHAATRLRFSPAKVEGVPVPVRLTFEYHFQAPVAPAELSSSGEPLPPISLRGLVRTKGNRQPIVGAVLEFDGVHDAPVETGADGRFEARLAPGAHTVRISAAGHKPGFFRENLQAGEALEVVYGLEPLVVNPYETVVRGDRERTEVSRVTLHDAELREVPGTLGDPFRVVMLMPGVGSMLSGVSYPVVRGSQPASTGYFLDGIRVPILFHLFLGPAVIHPDFIDTIDFYPGNPPTPYGRITGGAVEGRLTRPRDDRLHGSVYADLLNAGLFIEYPFQSTGTNVSVAGRLSYTPWLIALAANALQPPGFNDSKLVLDFYDYQARIEQKVGPGRLRLFAFGSSDTFGTRATTDEGSTQLQSVLFHRLDLRYRHPVAGGELEGGVSVGVDRFAIVGDSFGGDGLTVNVDQRNVTARLRDERELGQGLSLRSGLEVENTRALVYFLARSRTPDGGGIDEIRIDQPLAIATFSGLWSELTWKPEGSRWTVVPGLRLDNYYLSGGVNAFVAEPRVTARHKLTDALTLKGGVGLYHQTPTTLISLPVIDIAALKQGLQQAVQISAGVEYQGLAGFDVSLDGYVNPLLRTVELTPFGTETPPSTPLPPPDPDGGEPGRPRPPPTTGGQGSVRGLARQQQPIPDVGDLGDFRGRGLSYGLELLIRRPLGGNWFGWLSYSLQRSTRLTRFNRYDANGQFIGQAEGNLPYVFDQTHVANLVLSYKFANNITLGGVLHFNTGRPESGNLTSRTQVEGTDSLGRPAWVPVSLDRVDRLPPFFRFDLRLSKAWAYETFSLEAYLDMLNVTISQEVVGFNYGGGFDLPLNKTPTSLPIALPILGLKGRY; from the coding sequence ATGGTGGTCGACGAGCGGCGATGCGGCGCGGGCAGTGCCTTCCCTCTGCTGGGTGTGTTGCTCGCCGTGCTGCTTCCGCTCGCGCCGGCCCGAGCCCAGGTGCCCACCACGCCGCAAGGTGGCCTCGGCGAGCTGACGGACGTGCCCCGCTCCGCCGAGGACGCGGGGGTCGTGTCCACCGAGCGGGACGTGCTGCGCGAGGACGGGGGCTTCTCCCTGGGCGGCGCGGAGGGCTCGGATGGAGGCACCCCGCGCTTCGAGCCCCCGGCGCTCCTGGCCGACTCGCCCGCGCGCTACCCCGAGGCGCTCGCCGCCCAGCCGGTGGCGGGCACGGTGCGCCTGGAGCTGCTGGTGGCCGAGGACGGTGAGGTGGACGAGGCGCGGCTCGTCCAGGGCGTCCACCCGTTGCTCGACCAGGCCGCGCTGCACGCCGCGACGCGCCTGCGCTTCTCCCCCGCGAAGGTGGAGGGCGTGCCGGTGCCGGTGCGGCTCACCTTCGAGTACCACTTCCAGGCGCCCGTGGCCCCCGCCGAGCTCTCCTCCTCCGGCGAGCCCCTGCCGCCCATCAGCCTGCGCGGCCTGGTGCGCACCAAGGGCAACCGCCAGCCCATCGTCGGCGCCGTGCTCGAGTTCGACGGGGTGCACGACGCGCCCGTGGAGACGGGCGCGGACGGCCGCTTCGAGGCCCGGCTCGCCCCGGGCGCGCACACCGTGCGCATCTCCGCGGCCGGCCACAAACCCGGCTTCTTCCGCGAGAACCTCCAGGCCGGCGAGGCGCTCGAGGTGGTGTACGGCCTGGAGCCGCTCGTGGTGAATCCCTACGAGACGGTGGTGCGCGGTGATCGCGAGCGCACCGAGGTGTCCCGCGTCACCCTGCATGACGCCGAGCTGCGGGAGGTTCCCGGCACCCTGGGAGATCCCTTCCGCGTCGTCATGCTCATGCCCGGCGTGGGCAGCATGCTCTCGGGCGTGTCCTACCCGGTGGTGCGCGGCAGCCAGCCGGCCTCCACCGGCTACTTCCTCGACGGCATCCGCGTCCCCATCCTCTTCCACCTCTTCCTCGGGCCCGCGGTCATCCACCCGGACTTCATCGACACCATCGACTTCTATCCCGGCAACCCGCCCACCCCGTATGGCCGCATCACCGGTGGCGCGGTGGAGGGCCGGCTCACGCGCCCGCGCGATGATCGGCTGCACGGCAGCGTCTACGCGGACCTGCTCAACGCCGGCCTCTTCATCGAGTACCCCTTCCAGTCCACGGGCACCAACGTCTCGGTGGCCGGGCGCCTGTCGTACACGCCCTGGCTCATCGCGCTCGCGGCCAACGCGCTGCAACCGCCCGGCTTCAACGACTCGAAGCTGGTGTTGGACTTCTACGACTACCAGGCGCGCATCGAGCAGAAGGTGGGGCCGGGGCGGCTGCGCCTGTTCGCCTTCGGCTCCTCGGACACCTTCGGCACCCGGGCGACGACGGACGAGGGCTCCACCCAGCTCCAGTCCGTGCTCTTCCACCGCCTGGACTTGCGCTACCGCCACCCCGTGGCCGGCGGCGAGCTGGAGGGCGGAGTCTCCGTGGGCGTGGATCGCTTCGCCATCGTCGGCGACAGCTTTGGCGGCGACGGCCTCACCGTGAACGTGGACCAGCGCAACGTCACCGCCCGCCTGCGCGACGAGCGCGAGCTGGGCCAGGGGTTGTCGCTGCGCAGCGGCCTGGAGGTGGAGAACACCCGCGCCCTCGTGTACTTCCTCGCCCGCAGCCGCACTCCGGACGGTGGGGGCATCGATGAGATCCGCATCGATCAGCCCCTGGCGATCGCCACCTTCAGCGGCTTGTGGTCCGAGCTCACCTGGAAGCCCGAGGGCTCGCGCTGGACGGTGGTGCCCGGCCTGCGTCTGGACAACTACTACCTCTCGGGCGGCGTCAACGCGTTCGTGGCCGAGCCGCGGGTGACGGCACGCCACAAGCTGACGGACGCTCTCACCCTCAAGGGCGGCGTGGGCCTCTACCACCAGACGCCCACCACGCTCATCAGCCTGCCCGTCATCGACATCGCGGCGCTCAAGCAGGGCTTGCAGCAGGCGGTGCAGATCTCCGCGGGCGTGGAGTACCAGGGACTGGCGGGCTTCGACGTGAGCCTGGACGGCTACGTCAACCCGCTGCTGCGCACCGTGGAGCTCACGCCCTTCGGCACCGAGACCCCGCCGTCCACCCCGCTGCCGCCTCCGGATCCCGACGGAGGCGAGCCCGGACGTCCCCGGCCGCCCCCCACCACCGGGGGCCAGGGCTCCGTGCGCGGCCTGGCGCGGCAGCAGCAGCCCATCCCCGACGTGGGCGACCTGGGGGACTTCCGCGGCCGGGGCCTGTCCTATGGCCTGGAGCTGCTCATCCGCCGGCCCCTGGGGGGCAACTGGTTCGGCTGGCTGTCCTACTCCCTGCAGCGCAGCACCCGCCTCACCCGCTTCAACCGCTACGACGCCAACGGGCAGTTCATCGGCCAGGCCGAGGGGAACCTGCCCTACGTCTTCGACCAGACGCACGTGGCCAACCTGGTGCTCAGCTACAAGTTCGCCAACAACATCACCCTGGGCGGCGTGCTGCACTTCAACACCGGCCGGCCCGAGTCCGGCAACCTCACCAGCCGCACCCAGGTGGAGGGCACGGATTCCCTCGGCCGGCCCGCCTGGGTCCCCGTGAGCCTGGACCGGGTGGACCGGCTGCCGCCCTTCTTCCGCTTCGACCTGCGGCTGTCCAAGGCGTGGGCCTACGAGACCTTCTCGCTCGAGGCCTACCTGGACATGCTCAACGTCACCATCAGCCAGGAGGTGGTGGGTTTCAACTACGGGGGAGGATTCGACCTGCCCTTGAACAAGACGCCCACTTCACTCCCCATCGCCCTGCCCATCCTCGGCCTTAAAGGCCGCTATTAA